Proteins from a single region of Halococcus salifodinae DSM 8989:
- a CDS encoding DsbA family protein, which translates to MTPTITRRRLLAAGGVGLTGVGGGYVLLEQASGPSTPTCDSSPPAKLDPPALGNSNAPVTVTEYVDYSCPHCRDYALNTFPQIRREFVASGAVRYVHHDFPIPVNDWSRPAANAAREVQRLGGDQAMFAYTVALFRRQDDFSHGLFKDLAAELNANIDGEKVRQAAKTGAYCKLLNAEAKQASDRGVSATPTVYVNEEKLEAPSANSLIDAIEKAQ; encoded by the coding sequence ATGACTCCAACGATCACACGCCGCCGACTACTCGCAGCTGGAGGGGTGGGACTGACTGGTGTAGGGGGCGGATATGTTCTCTTGGAGCAGGCCAGTGGGCCTTCGACACCAACGTGCGACTCGTCTCCACCAGCGAAGCTCGATCCCCCTGCACTTGGCAACTCGAACGCCCCGGTAACTGTGACAGAGTATGTCGACTACTCGTGTCCTCACTGCCGAGACTATGCGCTCAACACCTTTCCCCAAATCCGCCGCGAGTTTGTTGCGTCAGGGGCGGTCCGCTACGTCCATCACGATTTCCCGATCCCGGTTAACGACTGGAGCCGTCCGGCTGCGAACGCTGCTCGCGAAGTCCAGCGACTCGGTGGGGACCAAGCGATGTTCGCGTATACGGTGGCACTGTTCCGTCGGCAGGATGATTTCTCGCATGGTCTGTTCAAGGATCTTGCTGCTGAGTTGAACGCGAATATCGATGGCGAGAAGGTACGGCAGGCAGCAAAGACGGGCGCATACTGCAAGCTGCTCAACGCTGAAGCCAAGCAGGCGTCTGATCGTGGCGTGTCGGCGACGCCAACCGTGTACGTCAACGAGGAGAAGCTCGAAGCCCCGTCCGCAAACTCACTGATCGACGCAATCGAAAAAGCCCAGTAG
- a CDS encoding PH domain-containing protein → MASVETADWLHLTDDEEVIWDGHPSLYTIGSDILFSLALIVVGLGLTTAFLIPLDWVPETLTEQWALLPLVFVVAGIVFFAIQYGMLRRTHYVITTEEVYRKEGLISQDVLKIRHDRIQNTTCSQSALERLFSLGDITIYTAGSDDLEILLTNVSQPQDVNGILTEAFDSVNDDGQADPQPL, encoded by the coding sequence ATGGCTTCCGTCGAAACAGCTGACTGGCTTCACCTGACCGATGATGAAGAGGTGATTTGGGATGGACATCCCTCGCTCTATACAATCGGTTCGGATATCCTGTTCAGCCTTGCTCTCATCGTCGTTGGTCTCGGACTCACCACCGCGTTCCTGATCCCACTGGACTGGGTGCCGGAAACACTCACTGAACAGTGGGCGTTGCTTCCGCTCGTCTTCGTCGTAGCTGGCATCGTATTCTTCGCGATCCAGTATGGAATGCTCAGACGGACTCACTACGTGATCACTACCGAAGAGGTGTACCGAAAAGAGGGGCTGATCAGCCAAGACGTTCTCAAGATTCGTCACGATCGGATTCAGAATACCACCTGCAGTCAGTCGGCGCTCGAACGTCTCTTCTCGCTCGGCGATATCACAATCTACACAGCAGGGTCTGACGATCTCGAGATACTTCTTACGAACGTATCCCAACCGCAGGACGTGAACGGGATTCTCACCGAGGCGTTTGATTCCGTAAATGATGACGGACAAGCAGACCCGCAGCCACTCTAA
- a CDS encoding orc1/cdc6 family replication initiation protein, with protein sequence MADGNEQQSLSQSIKGRLQQGVQNSVFRDKGLLDPDAVIDEDRIVGRDKQLDDIITYLRPALQGNRPPNMLLYGPSGTGKSLIINAVCQQVLELANSQGDRFGVIKINCQTIKSHDRAVYRLVKNAAIEAGVDIGVPQSGISTDQKLNRFYQILSNNFNSVIIILDEVDLLVGRQRDPNDEPAYSKLLYQLSRASQLGRIEGHVSVAALTNDPRFMEDLDGRAESSFNPQDVVYSDYDATQLQAILERRRDAYYDDVLEDGIISLSSAFAAQDHGDARKAIDLFRKAGEITDRQGGEIVREEHLRDAQKEAERDRTLTQMQGLSTQKKLSLYAAAIVPIHSQRNLSAVPSTIAYRVYQYITDLLDVDEKSRDSFLRYMNEAETYNFVDSEKRGRGYGSGVHKEYTFVDDPEVVAETLQANIRREGITHDEELIESVVNAQIQDFFDGK encoded by the coding sequence ATGGCTGACGGCAACGAACAACAGTCTCTCTCACAATCGATCAAGGGCCGTCTTCAACAGGGAGTCCAAAATTCTGTTTTTCGGGACAAAGGACTACTTGATCCCGACGCCGTCATTGATGAAGATCGTATCGTCGGCCGCGATAAACAGTTGGATGATATTATCACCTACCTTCGGCCAGCGCTTCAGGGCAATCGCCCCCCTAATATGCTCCTGTATGGACCGTCAGGCACTGGGAAATCACTCATCATCAATGCTGTCTGTCAACAGGTGCTAGAACTTGCGAATTCTCAAGGCGATCGCTTCGGCGTAATAAAAATCAATTGTCAAACTATAAAATCGCACGACCGCGCTGTCTATCGACTCGTTAAAAACGCTGCAATCGAAGCTGGCGTCGATATAGGCGTTCCTCAGAGTGGTATCTCGACTGATCAGAAACTTAACCGATTTTACCAGATTCTAAGCAATAATTTTAATTCTGTTATTATCATTCTTGATGAAGTTGATCTTCTTGTTGGCCGTCAACGTGATCCGAATGATGAACCCGCATACTCGAAACTACTCTATCAGCTTTCGCGTGCTTCTCAGCTGGGACGAATTGAGGGACACGTCTCGGTCGCTGCTCTCACAAATGATCCACGGTTCATGGAAGACCTTGATGGCCGTGCAGAAAGTTCATTCAACCCACAAGATGTAGTCTATTCGGACTATGATGCGACCCAGCTTCAAGCAATCCTAGAGCGTCGTCGCGATGCTTATTATGATGATGTCCTTGAAGATGGCATTATTTCTCTTAGTTCTGCGTTCGCTGCGCAGGACCATGGTGACGCACGCAAGGCAATTGACCTCTTCCGAAAGGCAGGTGAGATTACGGATCGGCAGGGTGGGGAGATTGTTCGTGAAGAACACCTCCGAGACGCTCAGAAAGAGGCTGAACGCGACCGTACTTTGACGCAGATGCAGGGGCTGTCGACACAGAAGAAACTATCACTCTATGCGGCAGCTATTGTTCCTATCCATTCCCAGCGGAATCTAAGTGCCGTTCCCAGTACTATCGCGTACCGGGTCTATCAATACATTACGGATCTTTTGGATGTTGACGAGAAATCACGTGACTCTTTCCTTCGATACATGAATGAAGCGGAGACCTACAATTTCGTCGACTCAGAGAAACGAGGCCGAGGCTACGGCAGTGGGGTTCACAAAGAATACACATTTGTGGACGATCCTGAAGTGGTCGCTGAGACGCTGCAAGCTAATATTCGGCGTGAAGGTATTACACATGATGAGGAACTGATTGAATCTGTCGTGAACGCTCAAATACAAGATTTCTTCGATGGAAAATGA
- a CDS encoding SWIM zinc finger family protein, whose protein sequence is MSSEQWPTVTEATVRELARSTSYDRGQSYYERGAVSDVVQRGETVRADVEGSQYQPYTVTIEFDDAGVARTDCSCPYDHGGICKHRVAVLLTYIRDSERVSNRQPISELIADANRETLQSLLVELADNRPEVADWVETRLTTADDESDTTASVSVSLDSIRRQTNHALPKPGQRGHNDAYAEAERMAEELDALIEQARMALEAGDGETALDVLAAITDELADNRWAGLLPHDIPRVYEVLGDLSEAFIEAILTAELTERERDDWEERLTEWDGQFQHFMGESTFRAAADAAAQGWDDARVQQAMEGDLDGGEFWEDEESRYAEDIVTARLTILERENRIGEYLNLAEAAAQSQAYAKMLVQEGRTEEAVDYTIERLSTPGAVLEVATTLRAHDQTQAALRVAQHGLTLEGFRKDTLAEWLRDRAASAGDCELALKAAVTAFEASPSLSAYQAVEEIAADDWEGIQSNLLEFLRTQNPRGNTAARSVEVFLHEEQYDEAIELADSTSQTSVIEPVVEAVIEERPQWAISTCKSQGEPIIENGQHDSYATAVRWLRRAGQAAQAADELDEWREYVETMRDDHYPKYKLRPMLDDLLEEF, encoded by the coding sequence ATGAGTAGCGAGCAGTGGCCCACCGTGACAGAAGCGACTGTTCGGGAACTGGCCAGATCCACATCGTACGATCGCGGACAGTCATACTACGAGCGAGGAGCAGTCAGCGACGTGGTTCAGCGCGGTGAGACAGTCCGGGCCGATGTCGAGGGAAGCCAGTACCAGCCCTACACGGTAACCATCGAGTTCGACGATGCTGGCGTCGCGCGGACCGACTGTTCCTGTCCGTACGACCATGGCGGGATCTGCAAGCATCGCGTTGCTGTGTTGTTGACGTACATCCGTGATTCTGAGCGGGTAAGTAACCGACAGCCGATCTCGGAGCTGATTGCCGACGCGAACCGGGAGACACTGCAGAGTCTGCTCGTCGAGCTCGCTGACAATCGTCCAGAGGTGGCTGACTGGGTCGAAACCCGTCTCACCACCGCTGACGACGAGTCAGATACCACCGCATCTGTGTCGGTGAGTCTTGACTCGATTCGTCGCCAAACAAACCACGCGCTACCAAAACCGGGACAGAGAGGCCACAACGATGCCTACGCTGAGGCAGAGCGCATGGCCGAGGAACTCGACGCGTTGATCGAGCAGGCACGGATGGCTCTCGAGGCCGGGGACGGCGAAACCGCGCTCGACGTTCTCGCAGCGATCACCGATGAACTCGCGGACAACAGGTGGGCCGGCCTCCTTCCCCACGATATTCCTCGCGTGTACGAGGTTCTCGGTGATCTCAGTGAGGCCTTCATCGAAGCGATTCTCACGGCCGAGTTGACCGAGCGTGAGCGGGATGATTGGGAGGAGCGCCTCACCGAGTGGGATGGTCAGTTCCAGCACTTCATGGGTGAATCCACGTTTCGGGCTGCGGCAGACGCGGCGGCACAAGGGTGGGACGATGCACGAGTCCAGCAGGCAATGGAGGGTGACCTTGACGGGGGAGAGTTCTGGGAAGATGAGGAATCCAGATATGCTGAAGACATTGTCACGGCCCGCCTCACTATCCTCGAACGAGAGAATCGCATCGGGGAGTATCTCAACCTCGCTGAGGCGGCAGCGCAGTCCCAAGCGTACGCAAAGATGCTGGTACAGGAAGGACGCACCGAAGAGGCCGTCGACTACACCATCGAGCGGTTATCGACACCAGGTGCAGTGCTCGAAGTGGCCACAACGCTTCGTGCGCACGACCAGACACAGGCAGCCTTGCGGGTGGCCCAACACGGCCTGACACTTGAGGGGTTCCGGAAAGACACGCTTGCAGAGTGGCTACGCGATCGAGCAGCCAGTGCTGGCGACTGCGAACTCGCGCTGAAGGCAGCCGTCACTGCGTTCGAGGCGAGTCCGTCGTTGAGCGCCTACCAAGCGGTCGAAGAGATCGCTGCCGACGACTGGGAGGGCATTCAGTCCAACCTTCTCGAATTCCTCCGTACGCAGAACCCACGTGGCAATACTGCTGCCCGGTCTGTGGAGGTGTTCCTTCATGAAGAACAGTACGACGAAGCCATCGAACTCGCGGATAGCACCAGCCAGACCAGCGTGATCGAACCAGTCGTTGAGGCAGTCATAGAGGAACGCCCTCAGTGGGCGATCAGCACCTGCAAGTCTCAGGGTGAACCGATCATCGAAAACGGTCAACACGACAGCTACGCGACGGCTGTTCGCTGGCTCAGACGAGCAGGACAGGCGGCCCAGGCGGCTGACGAACTCGATGAATGGCGTGAGTACGTCGAAACAATGCGGGACGACCACTATCCCAAGTACAAGTTGCGTCCGATGCTGGATGACCTGTTAGAGGAGTTCTGA
- a CDS encoding SprT-like domain-containing protein: protein MVEYSRLVAEEITTTLDRAGFESLSPDSFHIDVTDSFQRKLGECRPVRQPDGESGTDQYQIRIARRLFDDTCDSQWRDTVRHEVAHAHVLSTLGQDVQPHGSEWKEAARRAGANPTARYEASDDLLDADYVLACPDGCFERGYLQRTKRIKYPWKYACNECETRLVSYDAGDCPFDLEPGTCYVATLPWETSDDRETPDTSQTAPYLLACPNGCTEWPYQRRTKRIKNPWQYTCPECDTTLVSCDGRDTPTRFDPGSCNVESIPWSEPRIIHACPDGCFSLGYAQHCEETRHPNRYRCGDCNTRTVSYPAGQQPSDLAPGTNYTD, encoded by the coding sequence ATGGTCGAGTACAGTCGTCTCGTGGCCGAGGAAATTACGACCACGCTCGATAGAGCCGGTTTCGAGAGTCTGTCTCCCGACTCGTTTCATATCGACGTGACTGACTCGTTCCAGCGCAAACTCGGCGAGTGTCGGCCTGTTCGGCAGCCCGACGGCGAATCCGGAACAGACCAGTACCAGATCCGCATCGCTCGCCGGTTGTTCGACGATACTTGTGACTCCCAGTGGCGAGATACGGTTCGCCACGAAGTTGCACACGCGCACGTCCTCTCGACGCTCGGGCAGGACGTACAACCACACGGTAGTGAGTGGAAGGAAGCAGCTCGACGGGCAGGAGCGAACCCGACCGCACGCTACGAAGCCAGCGACGACCTCCTGGACGCGGACTACGTTCTTGCGTGTCCGGACGGCTGCTTCGAGCGCGGATATCTCCAGCGAACCAAGCGGATCAAGTACCCCTGGAAGTACGCCTGCAACGAGTGTGAAACGCGTCTCGTGAGCTACGACGCTGGTGATTGTCCGTTTGATCTCGAACCTGGTACCTGCTACGTGGCAACCCTCCCGTGGGAAACAAGCGACGACCGAGAGACTCCAGACACGTCACAGACAGCGCCCTATCTATTGGCGTGTCCGAACGGATGCACCGAGTGGCCCTATCAGCGGCGGACAAAACGCATCAAGAACCCCTGGCAGTACACCTGCCCAGAGTGTGACACAACACTCGTCAGTTGCGACGGGAGAGACACACCGACCAGATTCGACCCAGGATCCTGTAACGTCGAAAGTATTCCCTGGTCCGAGCCACGAATCATCCACGCCTGTCCCGACGGGTGTTTCAGCCTCGGTTACGCCCAACACTGCGAAGAGACCCGCCATCCCAACCGGTACAGGTGTGGAGACTGCAATACCCGAACTGTTTCGTATCCTGCCGGCCAGCAACCAAGTGACCTCGCGCCGGGTACCAACTACACCGACTGA
- a CDS encoding IS1096 element passenger TnpR family protein, producing MTIYRFRVKSEYDPTSLWRDIAVGGDRTLDELQTVLNHAVGLNQDHLWFFGTDQDYWDSDVQYKGPEEIEQSAGGLMRGGEEYNASETTIGQMARQLDLDECDRICYLFDYGDEWRFYAILKEIDETESSDKAPEVVNENGDPVEQYGLPDEGW from the coding sequence ATGACCATCTATCGGTTCCGCGTGAAGTCCGAATACGATCCGACCTCACTGTGGCGTGACATCGCTGTCGGGGGAGACCGGACGCTCGACGAGCTCCAGACGGTGCTGAACCACGCGGTGGGGCTCAACCAGGACCACCTCTGGTTTTTCGGGACCGACCAGGACTACTGGGATAGTGATGTTCAGTACAAGGGCCCAGAGGAGATCGAACAGTCAGCCGGTGGGCTGATGCGAGGCGGTGAGGAGTACAACGCTTCCGAGACGACGATCGGACAGATGGCTCGACAACTGGATCTGGACGAATGCGACCGGATCTGTTACCTGTTCGACTACGGCGACGAGTGGCGCTTTTACGCCATTCTCAAGGAGATCGATGAGACCGAATCTAGCGACAAAGCGCCCGAAGTTGTGAACGAGAACGGCGATCCTGTCGAGCAGTATGGCCTGCCAGATGAAGGATGGTGA
- a CDS encoding calcium-binding protein yields MTVDRDEERDERIRMEVIVDAYTSEEQALGWYYYLEDKVGFPFQAQCIQERTVSPLEVGEEVRVEGMADEGDCMSEMFVRIEWMDREFGVPLSQLELADMDSDTQEAVADWHYWNGRGNRLC; encoded by the coding sequence ATGACCGTAGACAGAGACGAAGAACGGGACGAACGCATCAGGATGGAAGTGATCGTCGATGCCTACACCTCGGAGGAACAGGCACTTGGCTGGTACTACTACCTCGAAGACAAGGTGGGGTTTCCGTTCCAAGCACAATGTATCCAGGAGCGAACAGTTTCCCCACTGGAGGTGGGCGAAGAGGTACGCGTAGAAGGGATGGCGGACGAAGGGGATTGCATGAGCGAGATGTTCGTGCGTATCGAGTGGATGGACCGGGAATTTGGTGTGCCACTGTCACAGTTGGAGTTGGCCGATATGGACAGTGACACGCAGGAGGCTGTCGCAGACTGGCACTACTGGAATGGGCGCGGCAATCGATTGTGCTAA